A DNA window from Thermosynechococcaceae cyanobacterium Okahandja contains the following coding sequences:
- the map gene encoding type I methionyl aminopeptidase has translation MNILGNLLTPPAAPVQTRPRRGIEIKSKREIEIMRQASRIVATVLKEIAEITKPGMTTADLDAYAEQRIREMGATPSFKGYQGFPASICASINNEVVHGIPSPRKVIRNGDIVKVDTGAYYNGFHGDSCITIPVGQISETAAKLVKVAEEALYRGIEQVKEGNYLMDLAGAIQDYVEANGFVVVEDFTGHGVGRNLHEEPSVFNFRTNELKNVRLRAGMTLAIEPIVNAGSKQVRILRDRWTAVTVDNALSAQFEHTVLVTKTGYEILTDRQQVS, from the coding sequence ATGAATATCCTTGGTAATTTACTCACTCCCCCCGCTGCCCCTGTGCAAACTCGCCCCCGCCGCGGCATTGAGATTAAATCAAAGCGGGAAATCGAGATCATGCGGCAAGCGTCGCGGATTGTGGCCACAGTGTTGAAAGAAATTGCTGAGATCACCAAACCGGGCATGACCACAGCCGATCTGGATGCTTACGCCGAGCAACGGATTCGCGAAATGGGGGCAACCCCTAGCTTTAAGGGATACCAAGGGTTTCCCGCGTCCATTTGCGCCTCGATTAACAATGAAGTGGTTCACGGTATTCCTAGCCCCCGCAAGGTCATCCGCAACGGCGACATTGTTAAGGTTGATACCGGTGCCTACTACAACGGCTTCCATGGTGATTCCTGTATTACGATTCCGGTGGGGCAAATTTCAGAGACCGCTGCTAAGTTGGTCAAGGTTGCCGAAGAAGCTCTCTATCGGGGCATCGAGCAAGTTAAAGAGGGGAACTACCTGATGGACTTGGCGGGCGCAATTCAAGACTACGTCGAAGCCAATGGCTTTGTGGTGGTGGAGGATTTTACCGGCCATGGTGTTGGTCGCAATCTCCACGAAGAACCCTCGGTGTTTAACTTTCGCACCAATGAACTAAAAAACGTGCGGTTGCGAGCGGGTATGACCCTTGCCATTGAGCCGATTGTAAATGCTGGCTCGAAGCAGGTCCGCATTTTGCGCGATCGCTGGACGGCGGTAACGGTCGATAATGCCTTGTCCGCCCAGTTCGAGCACACGGTGCTGGTGACCAAAACGGGCTACGAAATCCTCACCGATCGCCAACAGGTGAGTTAA
- the hemB gene encoding porphobilinogen synthase, with amino-acid sequence MDLTHRPRRLRRTPQLRRLVREHTLSTADFIYPVFVMEGEDQVQEVPSMPGCFRYTLDRLILELKEVYALGIGAIALFPLVADALKDNAGTESYNPDGLVQRSVRAIKAVLPELLIFTDVALDPYSSEGHDGIVKEGEILNDETVDVLVKQAVSQAAAGADFVAPSDMMDGRIGAIRAGLDAAGYTHVGILAYSAKYASAYYGPFRDALDSAPKFGDKKTYQMDPANVREAVREVSLDLEEGADMVMVKPALAYMDVIAQLKQVSDVPVAAYNVSGEYAMVKAAARNGWIDEKKVVLETLLGFKRAGADVILTYHAKQVAQWLQEEQP; translated from the coding sequence ATGGACTTAACCCATCGCCCACGGCGGTTGCGCCGTACCCCCCAACTGCGTCGTCTTGTGCGGGAGCACACCCTCTCTACCGCTGATTTTATTTATCCGGTATTTGTCATGGAAGGGGAGGATCAGGTACAGGAAGTCCCCTCGATGCCCGGATGCTTTCGCTATACCCTCGATCGGCTGATTCTTGAGCTAAAAGAGGTCTATGCTCTCGGCATTGGGGCGATCGCCCTGTTTCCCCTAGTGGCCGATGCCCTAAAGGATAACGCGGGTACCGAAAGCTATAACCCAGACGGTCTTGTCCAGCGATCGGTGCGCGCCATCAAGGCCGTGCTGCCAGAACTGCTGATCTTTACCGATGTGGCGCTTGATCCCTACAGCAGTGAAGGCCACGACGGCATTGTGAAAGAGGGGGAAATCCTTAACGATGAAACCGTTGATGTCCTGGTGAAGCAAGCAGTGAGCCAAGCCGCTGCCGGGGCTGATTTTGTTGCCCCCTCCGATATGATGGATGGTCGCATTGGTGCCATTCGTGCCGGTTTAGATGCGGCAGGCTACACCCACGTGGGTATTCTGGCCTATTCCGCCAAGTATGCCTCCGCCTACTACGGCCCCTTTCGCGATGCCCTCGATTCGGCACCCAAATTTGGCGACAAGAAAACCTACCAGATGGATCCGGCTAATGTTCGCGAAGCCGTGCGGGAGGTCAGCCTCGATCTTGAGGAAGGGGCGGATATGGTCATGGTCAAGCCCGCCCTTGCCTACATGGATGTGATTGCCCAGCTTAAGCAGGTGAGTGATGTGCCGGTGGCGGCCTACAACGTCTCCGGGGAGTACGCCATGGTTAAGGCCGCGGCTCGCAATGGCTGGATTGACGAGAAAAAGGTGGTGCTTGAAACGCTACTGGGCTTTAAGCGGGCGGGTGCGGATGTGATCCTCACCTACCATGCCAAGCAAGTGGCGCAATGGCTACAGGAGGAGCAACCCTAG
- a CDS encoding FAD-dependent oxidoreductase → MRPTATITVVGAGVVGAAIAYELSRRVRGSIVVLEAQSATDFAATGAALGVLIVQLSRRRRGRNFCLRQASLARYETLIPELEAATGASIPYQRQGILELMTTTEGAIATQAWLSTYGNDQLEWLEPAAVLEQVPMINPEVVQGALWARGDRQVHPRHLTQALRQAATLNGVTFCYHSKVLDLRPQDDSLQVVLANGTLTTEYLVLAAGLGTTPLTRHLRQPIPLQPVLGQALEFAWPAPPNTPVLTADDIHLVPVDSERVWVGATVEGSQPNGNPEALAALRDRANHLWPPLKTAPLLRSWQGQRPRPCDRPAPVIEQIQPRVWVASGHYRNGILLAPITAELVSQALEMELACRSPQT, encoded by the coding sequence GTGAGGCCAACTGCGACAATTACAGTTGTTGGCGCCGGGGTTGTAGGAGCAGCGATCGCCTACGAACTCAGCCGTCGTGTCAGGGGTTCTATTGTTGTGCTAGAGGCACAATCGGCCACAGACTTTGCGGCCACGGGTGCCGCCCTTGGCGTTTTAATTGTGCAGTTGAGTCGGCGACGGCGGGGGCGTAATTTTTGCCTGCGACAGGCCAGTCTGGCGCGCTACGAGACCCTAATTCCGGAACTAGAAGCGGCCACCGGAGCTTCCATTCCCTACCAACGGCAGGGGATTTTAGAGCTAATGACTACCACTGAAGGGGCGATCGCGACCCAAGCATGGCTGAGCACTTACGGCAATGACCAATTAGAGTGGCTCGAACCCGCAGCGGTACTCGAACAAGTACCAATGATTAACCCAGAGGTGGTTCAGGGTGCCCTGTGGGCAAGGGGCGATCGCCAAGTGCATCCACGTCATCTCACCCAAGCGCTACGCCAAGCGGCAACCCTCAACGGTGTAACCTTTTGCTACCACAGCAAGGTATTAGACCTCCGGCCCCAAGATGACTCTCTACAGGTTGTCCTTGCCAACGGCACCTTAACAACAGAGTACCTAGTTTTAGCAGCGGGCTTAGGAACAACCCCCTTAACCCGTCATTTACGGCAGCCCATTCCCCTGCAACCAGTCCTAGGGCAAGCTCTTGAATTTGCTTGGCCAGCCCCGCCCAACACACCAGTGCTCACCGCAGACGATATTCACCTTGTGCCCGTTGACTCAGAACGGGTATGGGTTGGAGCAACGGTTGAGGGCAGCCAGCCCAACGGCAATCCTGAAGCTCTAGCGGCTCTGCGCGATCGCGCCAACCATCTATGGCCACCCCTCAAAACGGCTCCCCTTCTGCGATCTTGGCAAGGACAGCGTCCCCGTCCCTGCGATCGCCCCGCTCCGGTCATTGAGCAGATTCAGCCGCGGGTATGGGTTGCCAGTGGCCACTACCGCAACGGTATTTTGCTGGCCCCGATTACCGCCGAGTTAGTGAGTCAAGCCCTAGAGATGGAGCTTGCTTGCCGTAGTCCCCAAACCTGA
- a CDS encoding NAD(P)H-dependent oxidoreductase → MLKLIGWAGSLRQGSYSQLALDAAIAKAAAQGASVERLDLRQLHLPFCTGADSYPDYPDVATFQAKVAAADGILLVTPEYHGSVSGVLKNSLDLLSFPELSGKVVAMISVLGGQTNSNALNDLRVILRWVHAWVIPEQVAIGQAWQAFTPEGQLKDAKLDERLDKLITSWLQTTQQLRQPTPVA, encoded by the coding sequence ATGCTAAAACTAATTGGCTGGGCGGGGAGCCTGCGGCAGGGGTCTTACTCACAACTGGCCTTAGATGCCGCGATCGCCAAAGCGGCGGCTCAGGGAGCAAGCGTTGAGCGCTTAGATCTGCGGCAGTTACACCTACCCTTTTGTACGGGGGCAGATAGCTACCCCGATTACCCGGATGTGGCCACCTTTCAGGCAAAAGTCGCTGCTGCGGACGGTATCTTGTTGGTGACCCCTGAGTACCATGGCAGTGTGAGTGGCGTGCTTAAGAATTCCCTCGACCTGCTCAGCTTTCCGGAACTCAGTGGCAAAGTGGTCGCCATGATTAGTGTGTTGGGGGGGCAAACCAACAGCAATGCCCTCAACGATCTGCGGGTCATCTTGCGCTGGGTTCATGCTTGGGTGATTCCTGAGCAGGTTGCCATTGGGCAAGCATGGCAAGCCTTTACGCCTGAGGGGCAACTCAAGGATGCCAAGCTCGACGAGCGGTTGGACAAACTCATTACCAGTTGGCTACAAACCACCCAACAACTGCGGCAGCCCACCCCTGTGGCCTAG
- a CDS encoding RNA-guided endonuclease TnpB family protein, protein MLRAVNKVKTYPTVEQQWYLAQTFGCVQWVWNQSLSTSKMPDGRYDAALLIEDKAETPASSSNGKAVGIDLGLIDFAVTSDGSKYRHPKPLAKHERNLKGKQLSRKKDKITGKYRKAKRLVARVHSKISRLREDFLHQLSRKIVNENQVMVVENLAVNNMVKNHRLAKSISDAGWGRFCTMLKYKAEAEGKVYVEVGRFFPSSHLCAETLLPLPKMALSIRALDCPHCGHRHDRDVNAAINIRNEGLRILALEVLLPLEAM, encoded by the coding sequence ATGCTAAGAGCCGTCAACAAGGTCAAAACCTACCCTACAGTTGAACAACAATGGTATCTAGCTCAGACCTTTGGCTGTGTGCAGTGGGTCTGGAATCAGTCTCTCTCAACGTCCAAAATGCCCGATGGTCGGTATGATGCTGCTCTGCTGATTGAAGATAAAGCGGAAACGCCTGCATCTAGCAGTAATGGGAAGGCGGTTGGCATTGACCTTGGGTTGATTGATTTTGCTGTCACTTCCGATGGCTCTAAATATCGTCACCCCAAACCTCTTGCCAAACATGAGCGCAACTTGAAGGGGAAGCAGCTATCTCGGAAAAAGGATAAAATCACGGGCAAATATCGTAAGGCTAAAAGACTCGTTGCCAGAGTGCATTCTAAGATTTCACGCCTTCGAGAGGATTTTCTGCACCAGCTATCCCGCAAGATAGTGAACGAGAACCAAGTGATGGTGGTGGAAAATCTAGCCGTGAACAACATGGTCAAGAACCACCGCCTAGCTAAGTCGATCAGTGATGCTGGTTGGGGGAGGTTTTGCACTATGTTGAAGTACAAAGCAGAGGCGGAAGGCAAGGTTTACGTGGAAGTAGGGCGTTTCTTCCCTAGCTCTCATCTTTGCGCTGAAACGCTGCTGCCCCTGCCCAAGATGGCTTTGAGCATCAGGGCATTGGACTGTCCTCATTGTGGACACAGGCATGACCGAGATGTAAATGCCGCCATCAATATCAGAAATGAAGGCTTGCGGATTTTGGCATTGGAAGTGCTTCTGCCCTTGGAGGCAATGTAA
- a CDS encoding Fe(3+) ABC transporter substrate-binding protein, producing the protein MDKIARRAVLGMGAGAAAYLAHHALNQTTESSMAQERLAQAGGVINLYSARHYDTDKALYNGFTQETGIRVNLIEAEGDALIERIRSEGSRSPADVLITVDAGRLWRAQEAGLLQPIQSRILTSIVPANLREPRGHWFGLSRRVRVLIYDKSKVNPSQLSTYEDLATSKWRGQILTRTSSNVYNLSLTGSLLAIHGPQKTEQWARGIAQNLARPPQGGDTDQIRACAAGVGAVAISNHYYLARLIASNKSEDQAVANKVGLFFPNQRDRGAHVNICGAGVVAGAPNRAAAIRFLEYLVSPKAQELFAQANFEYPVRSGVPIHPIVQRFGNFRGQSVNAAVFGRNNAEALRIMDRAGWR; encoded by the coding sequence ATGGACAAAATTGCCCGCCGTGCAGTATTAGGCATGGGAGCGGGGGCAGCGGCTTACCTTGCCCATCATGCCCTAAATCAAACTACTGAGTCGAGCATGGCTCAGGAGCGTTTAGCACAGGCCGGTGGTGTGATTAACCTCTATTCAGCGCGTCACTACGACACCGATAAAGCACTTTATAATGGCTTTACCCAAGAGACGGGCATTCGCGTCAACCTGATCGAAGCCGAAGGGGATGCCTTAATCGAGCGGATTCGCAGTGAAGGCAGCCGCTCTCCTGCCGATGTGTTAATTACCGTTGATGCGGGGCGGCTATGGCGTGCGCAGGAAGCGGGGCTTTTGCAACCCATCCAGTCGCGGATCTTGACCAGTATTGTACCGGCAAACCTACGGGAGCCTCGGGGGCACTGGTTTGGCCTGTCGCGCCGCGTGCGGGTGCTCATCTACGATAAATCGAAGGTGAACCCCAGTCAGCTTTCCACCTACGAAGATTTAGCCACCTCTAAATGGCGCGGCCAAATTCTCACCCGTACCTCCAGTAATGTCTATAACCTGTCCCTGACGGGATCACTCTTGGCTATTCACGGTCCCCAAAAAACCGAACAGTGGGCGCGGGGGATAGCACAAAACTTAGCACGGCCACCCCAAGGGGGGGATACCGACCAAATTCGCGCCTGTGCCGCCGGTGTGGGTGCAGTAGCCATTTCAAACCATTACTATTTAGCCCGCTTAATTGCCTCCAATAAATCAGAAGATCAAGCAGTAGCGAATAAAGTGGGTCTCTTTTTCCCGAATCAGCGCGATCGCGGTGCCCACGTCAATATCTGTGGGGCGGGTGTTGTTGCGGGTGCTCCTAACCGGGCAGCGGCTATCCGATTTCTCGAGTACTTGGTTAGCCCAAAGGCACAAGAACTGTTTGCCCAAGCTAACTTCGAGTATCCTGTGCGATCGGGCGTACCCATTCACCCAATTGTGCAGCGGTTTGGCAATTTCCGCGGTCAGAGTGTGAACGCAGCCGTGTTCGGGCGGAACAACGCCGAAGCCCTGCGGATTATGGATCGTGCGGGCTGGCGCTAA
- a CDS encoding NUDIX hydrolase produces MTKAKIPAEVLERHCFCRSRKFTFEVNQYRLPHGAVAIMGTVRHPGGALAVPVTPSGQLVLVKQYRFATEQYLLEFPAGTVEDHENPFKTIEREIEEETGYRAHQWQRLGEFYIAPGYSDEIIYAYLATELERLDTPPAQDEDEHIETIEFTIPEFEAAIRSGHVVDAKTITSFYLALPYLPTAGDRPR; encoded by the coding sequence ATGACCAAGGCCAAAATTCCGGCGGAGGTACTCGAGCGCCACTGTTTTTGCCGCAGTCGTAAGTTTACCTTTGAGGTCAATCAGTATCGCCTCCCCCACGGCGCTGTGGCCATCATGGGAACGGTGCGGCATCCGGGGGGGGCATTAGCGGTGCCCGTGACCCCTAGTGGTCAGTTGGTATTGGTCAAGCAATACCGATTTGCCACCGAGCAGTATCTCCTCGAATTTCCGGCGGGTACGGTCGAGGATCATGAAAATCCCTTTAAGACCATTGAGCGGGAAATTGAAGAAGAAACCGGCTACCGTGCCCACCAGTGGCAGCGCCTAGGTGAGTTTTATATTGCCCCGGGCTACTCCGATGAAATCATCTATGCCTATTTGGCCACTGAGCTAGAACGATTAGACACGCCTCCTGCCCAAGATGAGGATGAGCATATTGAAACCATAGAGTTCACGATTCCTGAGTTTGAGGCGGCCATTCGCAGCGGCCACGTGGTGGATGCCAAAACCATCACTAGTTTTTATCTGGCGCTGCCCTATTTACCCACCGCGGGCGATCGCCCCCGCTAA
- a CDS encoding sulfurtransferase gives MSTSSGQPYVVTAPWLAEHLHDPAVVVVDCRFDLMAPERGQQQYDAGHILGAYYLDLEQNLSSPRQSFGGRHPLPDPQKLAATLASMGVSADTLVVAYDDSRLAYAARCWWLLRWLGHDRVAVLDGGYSHYVAAGYPTTTERPKARQGQMTRALRTDWVVDRSGVMAAQTNPQTTIVDAREPYRYRGEREPIDPVAGHIPGAVNYPWVEITERNGCLKSTAALEQYWQPLAQVPEIIVYCGSGVTACVDILGMAIAGLQQTKLYAGSWSDWCAYLQASFQDSL, from the coding sequence GTGAGTACAAGCAGCGGGCAACCCTACGTCGTAACCGCCCCTTGGTTGGCGGAGCACCTCCACGACCCTGCGGTGGTAGTGGTGGACTGTCGCTTTGACTTAATGGCACCCGAGCGAGGGCAGCAGCAGTACGATGCGGGTCACATTCTTGGTGCCTACTACCTAGATTTAGAGCAGAATTTATCGAGTCCACGCCAGTCCTTTGGGGGGCGACATCCCCTACCAGACCCCCAGAAACTAGCCGCCACCCTAGCATCGATGGGGGTGAGCGCCGACACCCTTGTGGTTGCCTATGATGACTCGCGCTTGGCCTATGCGGCGCGCTGTTGGTGGCTATTGCGGTGGCTGGGGCACGATCGCGTCGCTGTTTTAGACGGGGGCTACAGTCACTACGTTGCCGCCGGTTACCCAACCACAACTGAACGCCCTAAAGCTCGTCAGGGACAGATGACCCGCGCCCTACGAACCGACTGGGTGGTGGATCGCTCAGGCGTTATGGCCGCCCAAACCAACCCCCAGACGACCATTGTTGATGCGCGCGAACCCTATCGCTATCGGGGTGAGCGGGAACCCATTGATCCGGTGGCGGGGCACATTCCGGGGGCTGTGAACTACCCATGGGTGGAGATCACCGAGAGGAATGGTTGCCTGAAGTCAACGGCAGCCCTAGAGCAGTACTGGCAACCCCTTGCTCAAGTGCCAGAAATTATCGTCTATTGTGGGTCTGGGGTGACTGCCTGTGTCGATATTTTGGGGATGGCGATCGCCGGTCTCCAGCAAACCAAGCTCTACGCGGGCAGTTGGAGTGATTGGTGCGCGTACTTACAAGCAAGCTTCCAAGATTCGTTATGA
- a CDS encoding bifunctional (p)ppGpp synthetase/guanosine-3',5'-bis(diphosphate) 3'-pyrophosphohydrolase yields the protein MNAFAPSVPTDIELPDWLATCLRQPSTEENDLVCRAFQFAYDLHQGQRRASGEPYIAHPIAVAGILRDLGGGSALIAAGFLHDVIEDTAITAEDLEAEFGSEVRRLVEGVTKLSKFNFSSKTERQAESFRRMFLAMAQDIRVIVVKLADRLHNMRTLEYLPEQRRRPIAQETRDVFAPLANRLGIWRIKWELEDLAFKYLEPEDYRRIQELVAEKRADREAQLAAAIEQLQERLAGMGFGYLEISGRPKHLYSIYQKMKRQQKEFHEIYDVAGIRILVATKDECYRALAVVHDCFLSVPGRFKDYISLPKPNQYQSLHTVVIGLGGRPLEVQIRTLAMHHVSEYGIAAHWKYKEAGNSLPQQWSGRDQKFTWLRQLLDWQNDLKDAQEYLDSIRDDLFDREVYVFTPQGDVMALQQGSTPLDFAYHIHTDVGNHCAGARVNGRMVTLDTPLRNGDIVEIITQKNAHPSLDWLNFVCTTTARNRIRQWYKRSRRDENLQRGRELLEKELGKSGLDSLLKSPQMQQVAERSNYQSVDDLVAALGYGEITLNLVVNRLRAATLARPETAPPELPPETAPINRVPAATKPSDSPILGIEGLVYHIAGCCSPVPDEPIIGVVTLGSRGISIHRQGCSNLESIAGDRLIPVSWNRKAAQHRPQTYPVDVQIEVIDRVGILKDILTRLTDNQINVRKANVHTDPGRTAIIDLCIDIVNAKQLDNILAQIKKITDVLNIRRRQQTDITSP from the coding sequence ATGAACGCCTTTGCCCCTAGCGTCCCTACCGATATTGAACTTCCCGATTGGCTAGCAACCTGCCTGCGGCAACCCAGTACCGAGGAAAACGATCTTGTCTGCCGCGCCTTTCAGTTTGCCTACGACTTGCATCAAGGGCAGCGGCGAGCCTCTGGCGAACCCTATATTGCCCATCCCATCGCCGTGGCAGGTATTTTGCGAGACTTGGGCGGCGGCTCAGCCCTGATTGCGGCAGGCTTTTTGCACGATGTGATTGAAGATACGGCGATTACGGCAGAGGATCTCGAGGCAGAGTTTGGCAGCGAAGTGCGGCGACTGGTGGAAGGGGTCACCAAACTCTCGAAGTTTAACTTTTCCAGTAAAACCGAACGCCAAGCGGAAAGCTTCCGGCGGATGTTTTTGGCAATGGCCCAAGATATCCGTGTGATTGTGGTTAAGCTTGCAGATCGTCTGCACAATATGCGGACGCTGGAGTATTTACCGGAGCAGCGGCGGCGCCCCATTGCCCAGGAAACGCGGGATGTTTTTGCCCCCTTGGCCAACCGCTTAGGTATCTGGCGCATTAAGTGGGAACTGGAAGACTTGGCGTTTAAGTATTTGGAACCAGAGGACTACCGCCGCATCCAAGAATTAGTGGCGGAAAAACGGGCGGATCGGGAGGCGCAGTTGGCGGCGGCCATTGAGCAACTCCAGGAGCGTTTGGCGGGTATGGGGTTTGGCTATTTGGAAATTAGTGGCCGCCCTAAGCACCTCTACAGCATCTATCAAAAGATGAAACGCCAACAGAAGGAATTCCACGAAATTTATGATGTGGCGGGCATCCGCATTCTTGTGGCCACTAAGGACGAGTGTTACCGTGCTCTTGCGGTGGTTCACGACTGCTTTTTGTCGGTGCCGGGTCGTTTTAAGGACTACATTAGCCTACCTAAGCCCAACCAGTACCAGTCATTACATACGGTGGTGATTGGTTTGGGGGGGCGACCCCTTGAGGTGCAAATTCGTACCCTAGCTATGCACCATGTCTCGGAGTACGGGATTGCGGCTCACTGGAAGTACAAAGAAGCGGGTAACTCCCTGCCTCAACAGTGGAGTGGTCGCGATCAAAAGTTTACGTGGTTGCGCCAACTCCTTGACTGGCAGAATGATCTCAAGGATGCCCAAGAGTACCTCGATAGCATTCGCGATGATTTGTTTGATCGCGAGGTCTATGTGTTTACGCCCCAAGGGGATGTCATGGCGCTGCAGCAGGGGTCAACCCCCCTTGATTTTGCCTACCACATTCATACGGATGTGGGGAATCACTGTGCCGGGGCACGGGTGAATGGCCGCATGGTGACCCTCGACACGCCGCTGCGCAATGGCGATATTGTGGAAATTATCACTCAGAAAAATGCCCACCCCAGCTTAGATTGGCTAAATTTTGTCTGTACGACCACGGCGCGGAACCGGATTCGCCAATGGTACAAGCGATCGCGCCGGGATGAAAACCTACAGCGGGGGCGGGAGCTACTGGAAAAAGAACTCGGTAAGTCGGGTCTAGATAGTCTGCTGAAATCGCCGCAGATGCAGCAGGTGGCGGAGCGCAGTAATTATCAAAGCGTGGATGATCTGGTGGCCGCCCTCGGCTATGGCGAAATTACCCTCAATTTGGTGGTCAATCGTCTGCGGGCGGCTACGTTGGCGCGGCCAGAAACAGCTCCTCCTGAACTGCCGCCCGAAACGGCACCCATTAATCGTGTTCCTGCGGCCACTAAGCCCAGTGACTCGCCAATTTTGGGTATTGAGGGGCTGGTGTATCATATTGCGGGCTGTTGTTCGCCCGTGCCCGATGAACCCATTATTGGTGTGGTGACCCTCGGCAGTCGGGGGATTTCGATTCATCGTCAGGGCTGTAGTAACTTGGAATCTATTGCCGGCGATCGCCTCATTCCGGTGAGTTGGAACCGCAAAGCAGCCCAGCACCGCCCCCAAACCTATCCGGTGGATGTTCAAATTGAAGTCATTGACCGCGTAGGTATTCTCAAAGATATTTTGACCCGTTTAACCGATAATCAGATCAATGTTCGTAAAGCCAACGTCCACACCGATCCGGGACGGACGGCCATTATTGATTTGTGTATTGATATTGTGAATGCCAAGCAACTGGATAATATACTGGCTCAAATTAAAAAAATTACGGATGTGCTGAATATACGTCGTCGGCAGCAGACAGACATCACGTCTCCTTAG
- a CDS encoding DUF3611 family protein has product MERLPGNAPPHRSTTQPLHRLGQELQRFGWIGFWTQVVLGFVSLLIIIIVIFSRSFNLNRSQNSPTLGLVLAITGLVFLGVSIYCCYRYPQLGRRLDRPEKRPTKEHVTRSLNIGLWVNVAGMVFTVAAAEWNVGMLLLKVLSIPQGAAVYATNVLIEPLEIFIIQAKVNTIAAQLTGIIVALWLLRCVRRPI; this is encoded by the coding sequence ATGGAACGCCTTCCGGGTAATGCCCCCCCCCACCGCAGTACAACACAGCCGCTCCACCGCTTGGGTCAAGAATTGCAGCGGTTTGGCTGGATTGGCTTTTGGACGCAGGTGGTCTTGGGATTTGTCTCGCTGCTAATTATTATCATTGTTATTTTTAGCCGCAGTTTTAATCTGAATCGTTCCCAAAACAGTCCTACGTTGGGGTTGGTACTCGCCATTACGGGGCTGGTCTTTTTGGGGGTGAGCATCTACTGCTGTTATCGCTACCCCCAATTGGGTCGCCGCCTAGACCGACCGGAAAAACGCCCCACTAAGGAGCACGTTACTCGCAGTTTGAATATTGGCCTGTGGGTCAATGTGGCAGGGATGGTCTTTACGGTGGCGGCAGCGGAATGGAATGTGGGGATGCTGCTGCTGAAGGTATTGTCGATTCCCCAAGGGGCTGCTGTCTATGCCACGAATGTTCTCATTGAACCGCTAGAAATTTTTATTATTCAAGCCAAGGTGAATACCATTGCCGCCCAATTAACGGGGATTATTGTTGCCCTGTGGCTGTTGCGCTGTGTGCGCCGCCCAATTTAG